Proteins from one Oncorhynchus gorbuscha isolate QuinsamMale2020 ecotype Even-year linkage group LG18, OgorEven_v1.0, whole genome shotgun sequence genomic window:
- the LOC124003156 gene encoding casein kinase II subunit alpha-like produces MPGPVQSRARVYTDVNTHRPREYWDYESHVVEWGNQDDFQLVRKLGRGKYSEVFEAINITNNEKVVVKILKPVKKKKIKREIKILENLRGGPNIISLKDIVKDPVSRTPALVFEHVNNTDFKQLYQTLTDYDIRFYMFEILKALDYCHSMGIMHRDVKPHNVMIDHEHRKLRLIDWGLAEFYHPGQEYNVRVASRYFKGPELLVDYQMYDYSLDMWSLGCMLASMIFRKEPFFHGHDNYDQLVRIAKVLGTEDLYDYIDKYNIELEPRFNDILGRHSRKRWERFVHSENQHLVSPEALDFLDKLLRYDHQARLTAHEAMAHPYYYTVVKDQGRMPGSANPAGGNTAVSTANTVTGISALPAATALGTLTGSPVLSAATSTPVPASVSAPQ; encoded by the exons ATGCCAGGACCCGTGCAGAGTCGGGCCCGCGTGTACACAGATGTCAACACACACCGGCCCAGGGAGTACTGGGACTACGAGTCCCATGTGGTGGAATGGGG AAATCAAGATGACTTCCAGTTGGTGCGGAAGCTTGGACGCGGGAAGTACAGTGAAGTGTTTGAAGCAATCAACATCACCAACAACGAGAAGGTTGTGGTGAAAATACTCAAG CCCgtcaagaagaagaaaatcaaGCGTGAAATTAAGATCCTGGAGAACCTCCGCGGGGGCCCTAACATCATCTCCCTCAAAGACATCGTCAAAGACCCAGTG TCTCGGACACCCGCCTTGGTCTTTGAACATGTCAACAACACTGACTTCAAG CAATTATACCAGACCCTGACAGACTATGACATCCGGTTCTACATGTTCGAAATCCTCAAG GCCCTGGACTACTGCCACAGCATGGGAATCATGCACAGGGATGTGAAACCCCACAACGTGATGATTGATCACGAACACCGAAAG TTGCGCCTTATTGACTGGGGTCTGGCTGAGTTCTACCACCCGGGACAGGAGTACAACGTCCGAGTGGCTTCTCGCTACTTCAAAGGACCCGAGCTTCTGGTCGACTATCAG ATGTATGACTACAGTCTGGACATGTGGAGCTTGGGCTGCATGTTGGCCAGCATGATCTTCAGGAAGGAACCTTTCTTCCACGGCCACGACAACTAcgaccag TTGGTAAGAATAGCCAAGGTGTTGGGAACGGAAGACCTGTATGACTACATCGACAAGTACAACATTGAGCTGGAGCCTCGGTTCAATGACATTCTGGGGAG ACACTCTCGTAAGCGGTGGGAGCGCTTCGTCCACAGTGAGAACCAGCACCTGGTCAGCCCCGAGGCCCTGGACTTCCTGGACAAGCTGCTGCGCTATGACCATCAGGCCCGGCTGACCGCCCACGAGGCCATGGCTCACCCTTACTACT ATACCGTTGTCAAAGACCAGGGTCGCATGCCGGGGTCGGCTAACCCTGCCGGCGGAAATACAGCTGTAAGCACAGCCAACACGGTCACTG GTATATCTGCCTTGCCAGCTGCTACTGCCCTGGGCACCCTCACCGGCTCGCCCGTCCTCTCTGCTGCCACCAGCACCCCTGTGCCCGCCTCCGTTAGTGCCCCCCAGTGA